The following proteins are encoded in a genomic region of Lujinxingia vulgaris:
- a CDS encoding YbjN domain-containing protein, with protein sequence MAYMVTNDKIENFIIEHGLPFEQVQEGLWLIHDEIDYIDNIVVYHTPPVITFRVKLMDAPEKGTRDALFKRLLELNATSMVAGAYGLEDDAVVIVDTLQSENLDHNEFQATIDALAIAVREHYEELRAIVGQPKSTAQASS encoded by the coding sequence ATGGCGTACATGGTCACCAACGATAAGATTGAGAACTTTATCATCGAGCACGGCCTGCCTTTTGAGCAGGTTCAGGAAGGCCTGTGGTTGATTCATGACGAGATCGACTACATCGACAACATCGTCGTCTACCACACCCCGCCGGTGATCACGTTTCGCGTCAAGCTGATGGATGCCCCCGAGAAGGGCACCCGCGACGCGCTCTTTAAGCGTCTGCTGGAGCTCAACGCCACCTCGATGGTCGCCGGCGCTTACGGTCTGGAAGACGACGCGGTGGTGATTGTTGATACCCTGCAGAGTGAGAACCTGGACCACAATGAGTTCCAGGCCACCATCGACGCGCTGGCGATCGCGGTGCGCGAGCACTACGAAGAGCTGCGCGCGATTGTCGGTCAGCCCAAATCAACCGCCCAGGCGTCTTCCTGA
- a CDS encoding nucleotidyltransferase family protein: protein MSEHDSTTSADEGQGPVPVGGVLCAGYGSRLAPLTDVLPKPLMPFLNTPMVAYALNHLVGAGVEQVGINLHHLPDAIPPVVDRLCGNFRIRPRYVREWEILGTAGGVRGIWQGLEEPETTLIVLNGDSIMNIDLAAQLRAHRQSGALASMVVRPRASDQPGRVWLNEAGELRGLRDARHPEAEHESLSEFDFTGVHFLEPELLRHIPLEEGCMVGDVYIPMLERGERINALINDDFWAALDNPRLFFETTRRVLREPGLFAQAPLPEALGKSLYIYNQDTIDPKAQLAGPMLSGLHASIASGARVGPEVVLDGVEVTGGTRISQSILYGMGRLEGEWERVMAVAGKVVSFSLDD, encoded by the coding sequence TTGAGTGAGCACGATTCGACAACATCCGCTGACGAGGGGCAGGGGCCCGTGCCGGTCGGGGGGGTGCTGTGTGCGGGCTACGGCTCGCGGCTCGCGCCACTGACCGATGTGTTGCCCAAGCCGCTGATGCCCTTTCTGAACACGCCGATGGTGGCGTACGCGCTGAACCATCTGGTGGGGGCGGGGGTGGAGCAGGTGGGCATCAACCTGCATCATCTGCCCGATGCGATTCCGCCTGTGGTCGACCGCCTCTGCGGCAACTTCAGGATTCGCCCGCGCTATGTGCGCGAGTGGGAGATTCTGGGCACGGCCGGCGGCGTGCGAGGCATCTGGCAGGGGCTGGAGGAGCCGGAGACGACGCTGATCGTGCTCAACGGCGACAGTATCATGAACATCGATCTGGCAGCCCAGCTTCGGGCGCATCGCCAGAGTGGGGCGCTGGCCTCGATGGTTGTGCGCCCGCGGGCGAGCGACCAGCCGGGGCGAGTCTGGCTTAATGAGGCTGGAGAGCTTCGAGGGCTGCGGGATGCGCGACATCCTGAGGCGGAGCACGAGTCGTTGAGCGAGTTTGACTTCACCGGCGTGCATTTTCTGGAGCCGGAGTTGTTGCGCCACATCCCCCTTGAAGAAGGGTGCATGGTGGGCGACGTCTACATCCCGATGTTGGAGCGTGGCGAGCGCATCAACGCGCTCATCAACGATGACTTCTGGGCGGCGCTGGATAACCCGCGTCTCTTCTTCGAGACGACGCGGCGGGTGCTGCGGGAGCCCGGGCTCTTTGCTCAGGCGCCTCTTCCCGAAGCGCTGGGGAAGTCGCTCTACATCTACAATCAGGACACCATCGATCCCAAGGCGCAGCTGGCCGGGCCGATGCTCAGCGGTCTGCATGCGAGCATCGCCTCGGGCGCGCGCGTGGGCCCGGAGGTGGTGCTCGACGGAGTGGAGGTCACAGGCGGGACGCGTATCTCGCAGTCAATTCTCTACGGGATGGGGCGGCTGGAAGGGGAGTGGGAGCGTGTGATGGCGGTGGCCGGAAAGG
- a CDS encoding PspA/IM30 family protein produces MGLFNRIGTLLKANINDLISRAEDPEKILNQLILDMKEQLIQAKKQVAVTIADEKRLKKQLDNELQQARDWEKKAMMAVRAGRDDLAREALSRKKEHDDLSSEYQKQWEAQKAAADKLRDSLRQLNAKIEEASRKKNLLIARKKRAEAQKTIQETMSGLSDTSAFDAFDRMSGKIEQMEAEAEASAELAEGFSGDDLAAKFDALEDDHGADEALMALKAKMGVGAEKKETQFDFEEEEAEEKETVSAKRGTWDSDEF; encoded by the coding sequence ATGGGACTCTTTAATCGGATCGGCACGCTCCTCAAAGCCAACATCAATGACCTGATCAGCCGCGCCGAGGATCCGGAGAAGATCCTCAACCAGCTCATTCTCGACATGAAAGAGCAGCTGATTCAGGCCAAGAAGCAGGTCGCGGTGACTATCGCCGACGAGAAGCGGCTCAAGAAGCAGCTCGACAATGAGCTGCAGCAGGCTCGCGACTGGGAGAAGAAGGCGATGATGGCCGTGCGCGCCGGTCGCGACGACCTGGCCCGCGAGGCGCTTTCGCGCAAAAAGGAGCACGACGACCTCAGCTCCGAGTACCAGAAGCAGTGGGAAGCGCAGAAGGCCGCTGCCGACAAACTTCGCGACTCGCTTCGCCAGCTCAACGCCAAGATCGAAGAGGCCAGCCGCAAGAAGAACCTGCTCATCGCACGTAAGAAGCGCGCCGAGGCCCAGAAGACCATCCAGGAGACGATGTCGGGCCTGAGCGACACCTCGGCCTTCGACGCCTTCGATCGCATGAGCGGCAAGATCGAACAGATGGAAGCCGAGGCCGAAGCCAGCGCCGAGCTTGCGGAAGGCTTCAGCGGCGACGACCTCGCCGCGAAGTTCGATGCCCTGGAAGACGACCACGGCGCCGACGAGGCGCTGATGGCCCTTAAGGCCAAGATGGGCGTCGGTGCCGAGAAGAAAGAAACCCAGTTCGACTTCGAGGAAGAAGAAGCCGAAGAGAAAGAGACGGTCTCCGCCAAGCGCGGCACCTGGGATAGCGACGAGTTCTAA